In one window of Kitasatospora sp. MMS16-BH015 DNA:
- a CDS encoding acyl-CoA dehydrogenase family protein — protein MASTPSRLDPADLLAVGDLLTDEERLIRDTVRKFADEKIRPYVGEWFEQGVFPARELAPELGALGVLGMHLEGYGCTGSTAVEYGVACMELEAADSGLRSFVSVQGSLAMRSIHAYGSEEQKQRWLPELAAGRAIGCFALTEPDFGSDPANMLTRARRKGTDWVLSGTKMWITNGSISDVAVVWAQTETGVRGFVVPTDIPGLTARDVHGKLSLRASVTSELSFDEVLLPADAVLPGVEGLRGPLASLGEARYGILWGTVGAARECYTTALEYAKTRIQFERPIAGFQLTQAKLVEMMLEVEKAYLVAERIGRLKDAGRCRPAHISFGKLNNVRAALEIARSARTVLGANGITTEYPVLRHANNLESVLTYEGTSEIHTLVLGEAITGESAYR, from the coding sequence ATGGCGTCCACCCCCTCCCGCCTCGACCCGGCCGACCTGCTGGCCGTCGGCGACCTGCTGACCGACGAGGAGCGGCTGATCCGCGACACCGTGCGGAAGTTCGCCGACGAGAAGATCCGGCCGTACGTCGGCGAGTGGTTCGAGCAGGGCGTCTTCCCGGCGCGCGAACTCGCGCCCGAGTTGGGCGCGTTGGGCGTGCTCGGGATGCACCTGGAGGGCTACGGCTGCACCGGATCCACCGCCGTGGAGTACGGGGTGGCCTGCATGGAGCTGGAGGCTGCCGACTCCGGGCTGCGCAGCTTCGTCTCGGTGCAGGGCTCGCTGGCCATGCGGTCGATCCACGCCTACGGCTCCGAGGAGCAGAAGCAGCGCTGGCTCCCGGAGTTGGCGGCCGGCCGGGCGATCGGCTGCTTCGCGCTCACCGAGCCGGACTTCGGCTCCGACCCGGCCAACATGCTGACCCGGGCCCGCCGCAAGGGCACCGACTGGGTGCTCTCCGGCACCAAGATGTGGATCACCAACGGCTCGATCTCCGACGTGGCGGTGGTCTGGGCGCAGACCGAGACCGGCGTGCGCGGCTTCGTGGTGCCCACCGACATCCCCGGGCTGACCGCCCGGGACGTGCACGGCAAGCTCTCGCTGCGAGCCTCGGTGACCAGCGAACTCTCCTTCGACGAGGTGCTGTTGCCCGCCGACGCGGTGCTCCCCGGGGTGGAGGGCCTGCGCGGCCCGCTGGCCTCGCTCGGCGAGGCCCGGTACGGCATCCTCTGGGGCACCGTCGGTGCGGCCCGCGAGTGCTACACCACGGCCCTGGAGTACGCCAAGACCCGGATCCAGTTCGAGCGTCCGATCGCCGGATTCCAGCTCACCCAGGCCAAGTTGGTGGAGATGATGCTGGAGGTGGAGAAGGCCTACCTGGTCGCCGAGCGGATCGGCCGGCTCAAGGACGCCGGGCGGTGCCGCCCGGCCCACATCAGCTTCGGCAAGCTCAACAACGTCCGCGCGGCCCTGGAGATCGCCCGCTCCGCCCGCACCGTCCTGGGCGCCAACGGCATCACCACCGAGTACCCGGTGCTGCGCCACGCCAACAACCTGGAGTCCGTCCTCACCTACGAGGGCACCTCCGAGATCCACACCCTGGTGCTCGGCGAGGCCATCACGGGCGAGTCCGCCTACCGCTGA
- a CDS encoding GNAT family N-acetyltransferase → MNPWLPADFVHPVRVPVLDGYHLRPISGEDTELDYPAVMGSRDRLWSIYGEAWSWPPATMTYQQDYEDLVRHAVEIEAHESFNYALFDEAETALLGCVYIDPARKADYEAEVSWWVVDSQVGTELEQALDATVPRWLAEEWPFAKVALIGPEITWAEWLALPDR, encoded by the coding sequence ATGAACCCCTGGCTCCCCGCAGACTTCGTCCACCCCGTCCGCGTCCCCGTGCTCGACGGCTACCACCTCCGCCCGATCTCCGGCGAGGACACCGAGCTCGACTACCCGGCCGTGATGGGCTCCCGGGACCGCCTCTGGTCGATCTACGGCGAGGCCTGGAGCTGGCCGCCGGCCACCATGACCTACCAGCAGGACTACGAGGACCTCGTCCGCCACGCGGTGGAGATCGAGGCCCACGAGTCCTTCAACTACGCCCTCTTCGACGAGGCCGAGACGGCCCTGCTCGGCTGTGTCTACATCGACCCCGCCCGCAAGGCCGACTACGAGGCCGAGGTCTCCTGGTGGGTGGTCGACTCCCAGGTCGGCACCGAGCTGGAGCAGGCCCTGGACGCCACCGTCCCCCGCTGGCTTGCGGAGGAGTGGCCCTTCGCCAAGGTCGCCCTGATCGGCCCGGAGATCACCTGGGCCGAGTGGCTGGCTCTTCCGGATCGGTAG
- a CDS encoding glycosyl hydrolase family 18 protein has translation MRLHRSIQALLTSGATLAAAVGLAVVGGGSAQAATPLPQHVFAPYFEPWTGASPAALAQQSGAKYLTMAFIQAATKGSCTAYWNGDTGLPISQSSFGSDIATIRANGGDVIPSFGGYTADNTGTEIADSCTDVNAIAAVYENVITTYGISRIDLDTEDNSLTNTAGIDRRNKAIKLVEDWATANGRTVQFSYTLPTTTSGLATSGLAVLKNAVSNGARIDVVNQMTFDYYDGASHEMATDTENATTGLYNQLAKLYPGKTPAQLWGSIGITEMIGIDDFGAGETFTAADATTVYNWATSKGVNTLSFWALQRDNGGCVGTAGSDTCSGIAQGTWDFSHTFEPFTTGSGPVQNDFSLTASPVAGSVVAGNTVSTTLNTAVTSGAAQSVALSVSGAPAGVTATVNPGSVQAGSSATLTLATTGSTAPGSYPLTVTGTAASGSHTATYTLNVSAMGANDFSLAASPAAGSVTAGGSTTANLATAVTSGNAQTVALSVSGAPAGVTATVNPGSVQAGSSATLTLATTGSTAPGSYPLTVTGTAPSGTHTATYTLTVTAATSGGLVNGGLESGSLAPWTCQSGGAVVTSPAHGGTHALQAAATAGQTGECDQTVTLAPNTKYTLTAWVQGSYAFLGVSGGATASSWTSSTGWTQLSVPFTTGANGTVTVYLHGWYSQGNVYADDFALS, from the coding sequence ATGCGCCTGCACAGATCCATCCAGGCACTGCTGACCAGCGGTGCCACCCTCGCTGCCGCCGTCGGCCTCGCCGTCGTCGGCGGCGGCTCGGCCCAGGCCGCGACCCCACTGCCGCAGCACGTCTTCGCCCCGTACTTCGAGCCATGGACGGGCGCGAGCCCGGCCGCTCTGGCCCAGCAGTCCGGCGCCAAGTACCTGACCATGGCGTTCATCCAGGCCGCCACCAAGGGCTCCTGCACGGCGTACTGGAACGGTGACACCGGCCTGCCGATCAGCCAGAGCAGCTTCGGCTCCGACATCGCCACCATCCGCGCCAACGGCGGAGACGTGATCCCGTCCTTCGGCGGCTACACCGCCGACAACACCGGCACCGAGATCGCCGACAGCTGCACCGACGTCAACGCGATCGCGGCGGTGTACGAGAACGTCATCACCACCTACGGCATCAGCCGGATCGACCTCGACACCGAGGACAACTCGCTGACCAACACGGCCGGGATCGACCGCCGCAACAAGGCGATCAAGCTGGTCGAGGACTGGGCCACCGCCAACGGCCGTACCGTGCAGTTCTCCTACACGCTGCCGACCACCACCAGCGGCCTGGCCACGAGCGGGCTCGCCGTGCTGAAGAACGCCGTCTCCAACGGCGCGCGGATCGACGTGGTCAACCAGATGACCTTCGACTACTACGACGGCGCCAGCCACGAGATGGCGACCGACACCGAGAACGCCACCACCGGGCTCTACAACCAGCTGGCCAAGCTCTACCCGGGCAAGACCCCGGCGCAGCTGTGGGGTTCGATCGGCATCACCGAGATGATCGGCATCGACGACTTCGGCGCGGGCGAGACCTTCACCGCCGCCGACGCCACCACGGTCTACAACTGGGCCACCAGCAAGGGCGTCAACACCCTGTCGTTCTGGGCACTGCAGCGCGACAACGGCGGCTGCGTGGGCACGGCGGGCAGCGACACCTGCTCCGGCATCGCCCAGGGCACCTGGGACTTCAGCCACACCTTCGAGCCGTTCACCACGGGCAGCGGCCCGGTGCAGAACGACTTCTCGCTGACCGCCTCCCCGGTGGCCGGCTCGGTGGTCGCGGGCAACACCGTCAGCACCACGCTGAACACCGCCGTGACCTCGGGCGCCGCCCAGTCGGTCGCGCTCTCCGTCTCCGGCGCCCCGGCCGGTGTGACCGCCACCGTCAACCCCGGTAGCGTGCAGGCCGGTTCGAGCGCCACCCTCACCCTGGCCACCACCGGCTCGACCGCCCCCGGCAGCTACCCGCTGACCGTCACCGGCACCGCCGCCTCCGGCAGCCACACCGCCACCTACACGCTGAACGTCTCCGCGATGGGCGCCAACGACTTCTCACTCGCCGCCTCGCCCGCCGCAGGCTCCGTGACCGCCGGCGGCTCCACCACCGCGAACCTGGCCACCGCCGTGACCTCGGGCAACGCGCAGACCGTCGCACTCTCCGTCTCCGGCGCCCCGGCCGGCGTGACCGCCACCGTCAACCCCGGCAGCGTGCAGGCCGGTTCGAGCGCCACCCTCACCCTCGCCACCACCGGCTCGACCGCCCCCGGCAGCTACCCGCTGACCGTCACCGGCACCGCGCCCTCCGGCACCCACACCGCCACCTACACCCTGACCGTCACCGCCGCCACGAGCGGCGGCCTGGTCAACGGCGGCCTGGAATCCGGCAGTCTGGCCCCGTGGACCTGCCAGAGCGGCGGCGCGGTGGTCACCAGCCCCGCCCACGGCGGCACCCACGCGCTCCAGGCGGCCGCCACGGCCGGGCAGACCGGTGAGTGCGACCAGACCGTGACGCTGGCCCCCAACACCAAGTACACGCTGACCGCCTGGGTCCAGGGCAGCTACGCCTTCCTCGGCGTCAGCGGCGGCGCCACCGCCTCCAGCTGGACCTCCTCCACCGGCTGGACCCAGCTCTCCGTCCCCTTCACCACCGGCGCCAACGGCACCGTGACGGTCTACCTGCACGGCTGGTACAGCCAGGGCAACGTTTACGCCGACGACTTCGCCCTCAGCTAG
- a CDS encoding carbon-nitrogen hydrolase family protein encodes MPGQLTVALAQPACVDLDLPANVAEHARLIRAAEARLVVFPELSLTGYDLTAPAVALDDERLAPITEACRETGSVALVCVALAEPDGTEALALLAFDGSEVSVVHRKMHLHGLENDRFVPGAQPNVLELDGRRIGLAICADVSFPEHAAKTAALGIDAYLGSTLYGDDEVAVQRRDSHVASAAAEHGVWGLMVNTAGPSGEYPATSGGSGFWAPGGALVTQAGPETGAILRHTI; translated from the coding sequence GTGCCCGGACAGCTGACCGTCGCCCTCGCCCAGCCCGCCTGCGTCGACCTCGACCTCCCCGCCAACGTCGCCGAGCACGCCCGGCTGATCCGCGCGGCCGAGGCCCGGCTGGTGGTCTTCCCCGAGCTGTCGCTGACCGGCTACGACCTCACCGCCCCGGCCGTCGCCCTGGACGACGAGCGGCTGGCGCCGATCACCGAGGCCTGCCGCGAGACCGGCAGCGTGGCGCTGGTCTGCGTGGCCCTGGCCGAGCCGGACGGCACCGAGGCGCTCGCGCTGCTCGCCTTCGACGGCTCGGAGGTCTCCGTCGTGCACCGCAAGATGCACCTGCACGGCCTGGAGAACGACCGCTTCGTCCCGGGCGCGCAGCCCAACGTGCTGGAGCTGGACGGCCGCCGGATCGGCCTGGCCATCTGCGCCGACGTCTCCTTCCCCGAGCACGCCGCCAAGACCGCCGCCCTCGGCATCGACGCCTACCTCGGCAGCACGCTGTACGGGGACGACGAGGTGGCCGTCCAGCGCCGCGACAGCCACGTGGCCTCGGCAGCCGCCGAGCACGGCGTGTGGGGGCTGATGGTCAACACCGCCGGCCCCAGCGGCGAGTACCCGGCCACCAGCGGCGGCTCCGGCTTCTGGGCCCCCGGCGGCGCGCTGGTCACCCAGGCCGGCCCAGAGACCGGCGCGATCCTGCGGCACACCATCTGA
- a CDS encoding transglycosylase SLT domain-containing protein, with amino-acid sequence MRSSLTAAVRRRSTLVVAAGLATACAATVAVALPEDHAAAAVTTTPVAAQAPAAPAAPAAPAAPAPAQAPAAQAPAAPAQAPAEQPKPAEEQKASRSEDRPALDATDTSPSGVKALAKSIVPADQYAAFSNIISHESSWNIQATNASSGAYGLAQALPGSKMASAGSDWRTNPETQIRWALDYMNGRYGSPNAAWSFWQNHHWY; translated from the coding sequence ATGCGTAGCTCCCTCACCGCCGCCGTCCGCCGCCGTTCCACCCTCGTGGTGGCCGCCGGTCTGGCGACCGCCTGTGCCGCCACCGTCGCGGTGGCACTGCCCGAGGACCACGCCGCTGCCGCCGTGACCACCACCCCCGTCGCAGCCCAGGCCCCGGCCGCTCCGGCCGCCCCCGCTGCCCCCGCCGCGCCGGCCCCGGCCCAGGCCCCGGCCGCGCAGGCCCCCGCCGCGCCGGCTCAGGCGCCGGCCGAGCAGCCGAAGCCCGCCGAGGAGCAGAAGGCCTCGCGCTCCGAGGACCGCCCGGCCCTCGACGCCACCGACACCAGCCCGAGCGGCGTCAAGGCGCTGGCCAAGAGCATCGTGCCGGCCGACCAGTACGCCGCCTTCAGCAACATCATCAGCCACGAGAGCAGCTGGAACATCCAGGCCACCAACGCCTCCTCCGGCGCCTACGGCCTGGCCCAGGCGCTGCCGGGCTCCAAGATGGCCTCGGCCGGCAGTGACTGGCGCACCAACCCGGAGACCCAGATCCGCTGGGCCCTGGACTACATGAACGGCCGCTACGGCTCCCCGAACGCCGCCTGGTCCTTCTGGCAGAACCACCACTGGTACTGA
- a CDS encoding DUF4190 domain-containing protein, whose amino-acid sequence MSPVDEPSQPDEPISSGPIVPPAPVSFEKPAPQVSFEKPAAAAAPADPWAAPSDTPPAPAAPPTPASPYDAVPPPYQPYPPQGGQPVGPWGPPPAGWPQGPAGWGPPPGPPTETNGLAVAAAITGVLGAFCFLWLLGIILGAVALRQIKARNQKGRGMAITGIVAGSLWPVVLVAAVIFGLTVGSRHPAGSFDSYRPTDGHVSVFDVSTGSCFNRDSEDRADQHTVTVVPCEEMHDAEVFGRPAITGLGASPAKDEIVKGAERACLSDSSTYVLDRDALPAEVKVHFFYPDTAAWRSSSSHLATCFFVTGDHPSSGSVRKNSSEYTSPQIVYLNAAQALNVAYDAAPAGKATDHPADYRVWAGQMDQAVDQEVTALNGTTWSSEAAPAVAALIADLKRGQAHWQAAARSTDTAVLAAEIHKGYAYPDDALTDKLRTALGLPSVSHGGSDGSDGSTPDDSTKVI is encoded by the coding sequence ATGTCACCGGTCGACGAGCCGAGCCAGCCGGACGAGCCCATATCGTCGGGGCCGATCGTCCCCCCGGCGCCGGTCTCCTTCGAAAAGCCCGCTCCCCAGGTCTCCTTCGAGAAGCCCGCCGCGGCTGCGGCCCCCGCCGATCCCTGGGCCGCTCCCAGCGACACACCGCCGGCTCCGGCCGCTCCCCCCACTCCCGCCTCGCCCTACGACGCCGTCCCGCCGCCGTACCAGCCCTACCCGCCGCAGGGCGGGCAGCCGGTCGGGCCGTGGGGGCCGCCGCCGGCCGGCTGGCCGCAGGGCCCGGCCGGCTGGGGGCCGCCGCCCGGTCCGCCCACCGAGACCAACGGCCTGGCCGTCGCCGCGGCGATCACCGGCGTCCTGGGCGCGTTCTGCTTCCTCTGGCTGCTCGGGATCATCCTGGGCGCGGTCGCCCTGCGCCAGATCAAGGCCCGCAACCAGAAGGGCCGGGGCATGGCCATCACCGGCATCGTGGCGGGCTCGCTCTGGCCGGTCGTCCTGGTGGCCGCCGTCATCTTCGGCCTCACGGTCGGCTCCCGGCACCCGGCCGGCTCCTTCGACTCGTACCGGCCGACCGACGGCCACGTGAGCGTCTTCGACGTATCCACCGGCAGCTGCTTCAACCGCGACTCCGAGGACCGCGCGGACCAGCACACCGTCACCGTGGTGCCCTGCGAGGAGATGCACGACGCCGAGGTCTTCGGCCGGCCCGCCATCACCGGCCTCGGCGCCTCCCCCGCCAAGGACGAGATCGTCAAGGGCGCCGAGCGGGCCTGCCTGAGCGACTCCTCCACGTACGTGCTGGACCGGGACGCCCTGCCCGCCGAGGTCAAGGTGCACTTCTTCTACCCGGACACGGCGGCCTGGCGGTCCTCCTCCTCGCACCTGGCCACCTGCTTCTTCGTCACCGGCGACCACCCGAGCTCCGGTTCCGTGCGCAAGAACAGCAGCGAGTACACCAGCCCGCAGATCGTCTACCTCAACGCGGCCCAGGCGCTGAACGTGGCCTACGACGCCGCGCCCGCCGGCAAGGCGACCGACCACCCGGCGGACTACCGGGTCTGGGCCGGCCAGATGGACCAGGCCGTCGACCAGGAGGTCACCGCGCTCAACGGCACCACCTGGAGCAGCGAGGCCGCCCCGGCCGTGGCCGCCCTGATCGCCGACCTCAAGCGCGGCCAGGCGCACTGGCAGGCCGCGGCCCGCTCCACCGACACCGCCGTGCTGGCCGCCGAGATCCACAAGGGCTACGCCTACCCGGACGACGCCCTCACCGACAAGCTCCGCACCGCCCTCGGCCTCCCGTCCGTCTCCCACGGCGGCTCCGACGGCTCCGACGGCTCCACCCCGGACGACTCGACCAAGGTCATCTGA
- a CDS encoding chitinase: protein MAASGVKQLTLAFMLSDGTCNPKWDGTRALAGGSDQSAINSIRAAGGDVVVSFGGWSGNKLGEKCSSATALAGAYQKVIDAYRLKAIDIDIENTEVASATVRQRVVSALKTVKTNNPGIKVYVTFGTTPTGPDADGADLVKKGAATGTAVDGWTIMPFDFGSHSGSMGSVTTKAADGLKSVVAGAYGYDSATAYKHIGISSMNGHTDESDESVSTGDFTTMFNYATAHHLARFTFWAVNRDRQCGSGESAGDTCSGIAQSPYAFSKIIAKYHG from the coding sequence ATGGCGGCCAGCGGGGTCAAGCAGCTCACCCTGGCCTTCATGCTCAGCGACGGCACCTGCAACCCGAAGTGGGACGGCACCCGGGCACTGGCCGGCGGCAGCGACCAGAGCGCGATCAACTCGATCCGGGCGGCCGGCGGCGACGTGGTGGTCTCCTTCGGCGGCTGGAGCGGCAACAAGCTGGGCGAGAAGTGTTCCTCGGCCACCGCGCTGGCCGGGGCCTACCAGAAGGTGATCGACGCCTACAGGCTCAAGGCGATCGACATCGACATCGAGAACACCGAGGTGGCCAGCGCCACGGTGCGCCAGCGGGTGGTCAGCGCGCTCAAGACCGTCAAGACGAACAACCCGGGCATCAAGGTGTACGTCACCTTCGGCACCACCCCGACCGGGCCGGACGCGGACGGCGCCGACCTGGTGAAGAAGGGCGCGGCCACCGGCACCGCCGTGGACGGCTGGACGATCATGCCGTTCGACTTCGGCTCGCACAGCGGCTCGATGGGCTCGGTGACCACCAAGGCGGCCGACGGCCTGAAGTCCGTGGTGGCGGGCGCCTACGGCTACGACTCGGCCACCGCCTACAAGCACATCGGCATCTCCTCGATGAACGGGCACACCGACGAGAGCGACGAATCCGTCTCCACCGGCGACTTCACCACGATGTTCAACTACGCCACCGCGCACCACCTGGCCCGGTTCACCTTCTGGGCCGTCAATCGGGACCGGCAGTGCGGCAGCGGCGAGAGCGCCGGGGACACCTGCAGCGGGATCGCCCAGTCCCCCTACGCCTTCTCGAAGATCATCGCCAAGTACCACGGCTGA
- a CDS encoding YrdB family protein — MLPQPLHVFNEGLAFIIEVAALAALCWWGFSTGSNIGVHLLLGLGAPLLAAVLWGTFAAPKARIQVSLPYVLLVKFLVFAAATVALWAIDRHTLAIVFGIVALVNTTVATKDRQALVNQRF, encoded by the coding sequence GTGCTCCCACAGCCGCTGCACGTCTTCAACGAGGGCCTCGCCTTCATCATCGAAGTGGCCGCCCTGGCCGCGCTCTGCTGGTGGGGCTTCAGCACCGGCAGCAACATCGGCGTCCACCTCCTGCTAGGGCTGGGCGCGCCCCTGCTGGCGGCCGTGCTCTGGGGCACCTTCGCGGCACCCAAGGCCCGGATCCAGGTCTCGCTGCCCTACGTCCTGCTGGTGAAGTTCCTGGTCTTCGCCGCCGCCACCGTCGCGCTCTGGGCGATCGACCGGCACACCCTGGCGATCGTCTTCGGCATCGTCGCCCTGGTCAACACCACCGTGGCCACCAAGGACCGGCAGGCCCTGGTCAACCAGCGGTTCTGA
- a CDS encoding DinB family protein, producing the protein MTTDDRTGPPLLGGERETLRALLDYHRATLAMKCAGLTDEQLRERSMPPSTLTLLGLVRHMAEVERAWFRRTFEDHGIPMVWSEEIDFQAAYDASASTRAEAFAAWEAEVEHSRRIERAADSLDLVGHQPRWGEDVSLRLVLNHVLLDYARHNGHADFLREAIDGTTGA; encoded by the coding sequence TTGACCACCGACGACCGCACCGGCCCGCCCCTGCTCGGCGGGGAGCGCGAGACCCTGCGGGCCCTGCTCGACTACCACCGGGCCACCCTGGCGATGAAGTGCGCGGGCCTCACCGACGAGCAGCTGCGCGAGCGGTCGATGCCGCCCTCCACGCTCACCCTGCTCGGGCTGGTCCGGCACATGGCCGAGGTCGAGCGGGCCTGGTTCCGCCGCACCTTCGAGGACCACGGGATCCCGATGGTCTGGTCGGAGGAGATCGACTTCCAGGCCGCCTACGACGCGAGCGCCTCGACCCGCGCCGAGGCTTTCGCGGCCTGGGAGGCCGAGGTCGAGCACTCCCGCCGGATCGAGCGGGCCGCCGACTCCCTCGACCTGGTCGGCCACCAGCCGCGCTGGGGCGAGGACGTCTCGCTGCGGCTGGTGCTGAACCACGTGCTGCTCGACTACGCCCGCCACAACGGGCACGCCGACTTCCTCCGCGAGGCGATCGACGGCACCACCGGCGCCTGA
- a CDS encoding multidrug effflux MFS transporter translates to MSAPALGTQATDDTGIRPEAKPTRVIVTLLGGLVALGPLTTDLYLPALPALTRDLGSTAPAVQLTLTSSLIGLALGQLFFGPLSDRLGRRRPLVIGMAVYTLATVLCALAPSVPVLVAGRALQGAAGASGLVIGRAIARDRYEGPAMIRFLATLGVVSGLAPIFAPLVGAQLLRATSWRGTFAVLAVLGALLTLGALLRLPESLPPERRQGDGLGTTVRAIGGLLRDRVFLGYVLTSTFAFGALFAYVGGSSVVLQTVYGISPQTFSLLFATNSVALVGFTQLNGRVLAQRLDGVLLMRTGLACVVVAGTALVLCTAVWDTGLAGVWPALFLMMAGMGVVLPNSAGAALTMAPHAAGSASALLGLGTYLCGALVAPLSSAGGHPSAVLLGVVVLGSAALAGASFLTLCGRKPTV, encoded by the coding sequence ATGTCCGCCCCCGCCCTCGGCACCCAAGCCACCGACGACACCGGGATACGGCCCGAGGCGAAGCCCACCCGGGTCATCGTCACGCTGCTCGGCGGCCTGGTCGCGCTCGGTCCGCTGACCACCGACCTCTACCTGCCCGCGCTGCCCGCGCTGACCCGCGACCTGGGCTCCACCGCGCCGGCCGTGCAGCTCACCCTCACCTCCTCGCTGATCGGCCTGGCCCTCGGCCAGCTCTTCTTCGGCCCGCTCAGCGACCGGCTGGGCCGGCGGCGGCCGCTGGTGATCGGGATGGCGGTCTACACCCTGGCCACCGTGCTCTGCGCGCTCGCCCCCTCGGTGCCGGTGCTGGTGGCCGGCCGGGCGCTGCAGGGCGCCGCCGGGGCCTCCGGTCTGGTGATCGGGCGGGCCATCGCCCGGGACCGGTACGAGGGCCCGGCGATGATCCGCTTCCTGGCCACCCTCGGGGTGGTCTCCGGCCTGGCGCCGATCTTCGCCCCGCTGGTCGGCGCCCAGCTGCTGCGGGCCACCTCCTGGCGCGGCACCTTCGCCGTGCTGGCCGTGCTCGGCGCGCTGCTCACCCTCGGCGCCCTGCTCCGGCTGCCCGAGTCGCTGCCGCCGGAGCGTCGCCAGGGCGACGGCCTGGGCACCACCGTCCGGGCGATCGGCGGCCTGCTGCGCGACCGGGTCTTCCTCGGGTACGTGCTGACCAGCACCTTCGCCTTCGGCGCGCTCTTCGCCTACGTGGGCGGCTCCTCAGTGGTGCTGCAGACGGTGTACGGCATCTCCCCGCAGACCTTCAGCCTGCTCTTCGCCACCAACTCGGTCGCCCTGGTGGGCTTCACCCAGCTCAACGGCCGGGTGCTGGCGCAGCGGCTGGACGGCGTGCTGCTGATGCGGACCGGCCTCGCCTGCGTGGTGGTGGCGGGCACCGCGCTGGTGCTCTGCACGGCGGTCTGGGACACCGGCCTGGCGGGGGTCTGGCCCGCGCTCTTCCTGATGATGGCCGGCATGGGCGTGGTGCTGCCCAACTCCGCCGGCGCGGCCCTCACCATGGCGCCGCACGCGGCCGGTTCGGCCTCGGCGCTGCTCGGTCTGGGCACGTACCTGTGCGGCGCGCTGGTCGCTCCGCTGAGCAGCGCCGGCGGTCACCCCTCGGCCGTGCTGCTGGGCGTGGTGGTGCTGGGCAGCGCGGCCCTGGCCGGAGCCTCCTTCCTGACGCTCTGCGGGCGGAAGCCCACGGTCTGA
- a CDS encoding NADPH-dependent FMN reductase — MPAHRLLTVCGSLRGGRSLNRAVTDTLPELCEPGAEVTDYRSIGLLPFFDQDVELAGPPGSVLELRRLVAAADGVVLVSPEYAHGTSGVLKNALEWVVGGGEFTDKPVAVVTASPGPAGGDRAQAWLRETLEMMGARVLPESLPIPFATGKVTGGRLTDPPTRTALAAVLAALGKAAEEQAARLAADSAGWNAE, encoded by the coding sequence ATGCCCGCCCACCGTCTCCTCACCGTCTGCGGCAGCCTGCGCGGCGGCCGTTCGCTCAACCGGGCGGTCACCGACACCCTGCCGGAGCTCTGCGAGCCGGGCGCCGAGGTCACCGACTACCGGAGCATCGGTCTGCTGCCCTTCTTCGACCAGGACGTGGAGCTGGCCGGGCCGCCCGGGTCGGTGCTCGAACTGCGGCGGCTGGTCGCGGCGGCGGACGGGGTGGTGCTGGTCAGCCCCGAGTACGCGCACGGTACCTCGGGCGTGCTGAAGAACGCGCTGGAGTGGGTGGTCGGCGGCGGCGAGTTCACCGACAAGCCGGTGGCCGTGGTCACCGCCTCCCCCGGCCCGGCCGGCGGCGACCGGGCCCAGGCCTGGCTGCGCGAGACGCTGGAGATGATGGGCGCCCGGGTGCTGCCCGAATCCCTCCCGATCCCCTTCGCCACCGGCAAGGTCACCGGGGGCCGCCTGACCGACCCGCCCACCCGCACCGCGCTCGCCGCCGTGCTGGCCGCGCTCGGCAAGGCCGCCGAGGAGCAGGCCGCCCGGCTGGCCGCCGACTCGGCCGGCTGGAACGCCGAGTGA